In Cydia pomonella isolate Wapato2018A chromosome 27, ilCydPomo1, whole genome shotgun sequence, a single genomic region encodes these proteins:
- the LOC133532343 gene encoding spermine oxidase-like, translating into MEFLLLVCVFGLAVAAPADGPNAAYDTIVIGMGSAGTTAATELAQSGRKVLALEAQDRIGGRVHTLPFGDGLVELGAEWIHGNVSSRTYALATKHNIDTKLQPLMLDPYRSDGTKPDVAMVRELVDLDFTEEQPNPPEAVGTFVTKKFMEYITKNKPDLLKDQDFITEFLEFSNLLTNNLESSNDWNDVITGGSYEHLGGPQAISWHRHGYKAFFDIMLNKYNNGPGLPNLDIKLNTEVTRVVTPQHPNETVTVECKDGSSYTAKHAIVTVSLGVLKAKHTTLFSLPLPLEKQTAIEKVSMGVVGKVILSFEKAWWPKDVTLFAFIWKGDDKKNVPAEDYWTTRILGAHPPMGSSNTLTLWTSGEVAKQVEKLPEEIVKSKCVALLQRFMGDALKITVPVPTGFLRSTWYLNPYTRGSYSYDNLEAPRYPLARKWLSYPLLDSAGEPRVLFAGEATNERHFSTVHGASETGRREAERLLLMIRGDGNFNVKDFKL; encoded by the exons TCCAAATGCAGCCTACGACACGATAGTCATCGGCATGGGCTCGGCGGGCACCACAGCGGCCACCGAGCTGGCCCAATCTGGTCGCAAG GTTCTAGCGCTTGAAGCCCAAGATCGTATCGGAGGCAGGGTCCACACCTTGCCGTTTGGGGACGGGCTGGTGGAGCTGGGAGCTGAATG GATCCACGGCAACGTCAGCAGCCGCACCTACGCGCTGGCTACCAAGCACAacatcgacaccaaactccagcCCCTGATGTTGGACCCTTACCGCTCGGACGGCACTAAACCTGACGTCGCAATGGTGAGGGAGCTGGTGGATTTGGACTTTACAGAAGAGCAACCTAATCCGCCAGAAGCTGTAGGCACATTTGTCACTAAGAA ATTCATGGAATACATCACCAAGAACAAACCAGACCTGCTCAAGGACCAGGACTTCATCACCGAGTTCCTGGAGTTCTCGAACCTGCTAACAAACAACCTGGAGTCTTCGAACGACTGGAATGACGTCATTACCGGGGGCTCGTACGAGCATCTGGGCGGCCCGCAGGCTATCAGCTGGCATAGGCATGGATACAAGGCTTTCTTTGACATTATGCTG AACAAATACAACAACGGTCCCGGCCTCCCCAACCTGGACATAAAGCTGAACACTGAAGTAACTCGCGTCGTCACGCCGCAGCACCCCAACGAAACTGTCACTGTGGAGTGCAAAGATGGGAGCTCCTACACCGCTAAACACGCCATAGTGACTGTGTCACTTGGAGTGCTCAAGGCCAA ACATACCACGCTCTTCTCGCTGCCCTTGCCTCTAGAAAAACAGACGGCCATAGAGAAAGTCAGCATGGGCGTCGTCGGGAAGGTGATCCTGTCGTTTGAGAAGGCCTGGTGGCCCAAAGATGTTACTCTGTTTGCCTTCATCTGGAAAG GAGACGACAAGAAAAATGTCCCCGCCGAAGACTACTGGACGACTAGAATACTTGGGGCCCATCCTCCTATGGGATCCAGCAACACGCTCACTCTGTGGACCAGCGGCGAGGTGGCTAAGCAG GTGGAGAAGTTGCCGGAAGAAATAGTGAAGAGCAAGTGCGTGGCGCTGCTGCAGAGGTTCATGGGTGACGCGCTGAAGATCACCGTGCCCGTGCCCACCGGTTTCCTCAG GTCGACATGGTACTTGAACCCGTACACGCGAGGCAGTTACTCGTACGACAACCTGGAGGCTCCACGATACCCGCTGGCGCGGAAATGGCTGAGTTACCCGCTCCTGGACTCGGCGGGCGAGCCGCGCGTGCTGTTCGCAG GCGAAGCCACGAACGAGCGGCACTTCAGCACCGTGCACGGAGCCAGCGAGACGGGCCGACGCGAGGCCGAAAGACTTTTGCTGATGATTCGTGGCGACGGAAATTTTAACGTCAaagattttaaactttaa